Proteins found in one Clostridium kluyveri DSM 555 genomic segment:
- a CDS encoding sensor histidine kinase, producing MLRNREFRQFAILFSLMAAAAVTLGFAINRLAGILAAASAAAFGTTFLAFTKARYKSIAQISDQIDLVLHNADRLYIGESDEGELSILQSEITKMMLRIREQNYALKEGKEHLANSLTDIAHQLRTPLTSVNLILSLLENNPDENERKALIRETKELFVQMDWLLTSLLKLSRLDAGIVVFQSEKIDVNSLICSALRPFLIPMELHSIDLQINAPKGIIIQGDLGWLSEAIQNILKNCIESAGENGKIEIVCESNPLFTEIAIHDSGAGFRKEDLPFLFNRFYRGKNSNATGYGIGLALCKMIITRQGGMITAKNHLQGGAIFSIRFPK from the coding sequence ATGCTTCGGAATAGAGAGTTTCGGCAGTTTGCCATTTTGTTTTCCTTAATGGCTGCCGCTGCTGTAACGCTGGGATTTGCAATCAATAGGTTGGCTGGAATCCTTGCTGCTGCTTCTGCCGCCGCCTTTGGAACAACGTTTTTGGCGTTTACCAAAGCCCGATATAAAAGTATTGCGCAGATTTCAGATCAAATCGATCTTGTACTTCATAACGCTGACCGCCTGTACATTGGTGAATCGGATGAAGGCGAACTTTCCATTTTACAAAGCGAGATAACAAAAATGATGCTGCGCATTCGGGAGCAAAACTACGCACTGAAAGAAGGAAAAGAACATCTTGCCAATTCGTTGACTGACATAGCCCACCAACTTCGCACCCCTCTCACATCCGTAAACCTTATTCTGTCATTGTTAGAGAACAACCCTGACGAAAATGAACGGAAAGCATTAATACGGGAAACAAAGGAATTATTTGTACAGATGGATTGGCTGCTTACTTCTCTATTGAAATTATCTCGTTTGGATGCGGGTATTGTGGTATTTCAAAGCGAGAAGATAGATGTAAACAGCTTGATATGCTCCGCACTTCGCCCGTTCCTAATCCCAATGGAACTGCATAGTATTGATTTACAAATAAATGCACCGAAGGGAATTATTATTCAAGGCGATTTAGGTTGGCTTTCGGAAGCAATTCAAAACATCCTCAAAAATTGTATAGAAAGTGCAGGTGAGAATGGGAAGATTGAGATTGTTTGCGAGAGCAATCCATTATTTACTGAGATTGCCATCCACGACAGCGGCGCTGGCTTTAGAAAAGAAGATTTACCATTCTTATTTAACAGGTTTTATCGTGGGAAAAACTCAAACGCTACAGGATATGGGATTGGATTGGCTCTCTGCAAGATGATTATAACACGGCAGGGAGGGATGATTACCGCAAAAAATCATCTCCAGGGCGGTGCCATATTTTCCATTCGTTTTCCAAAGTGA
- a CDS encoding response regulator transcription factor — translation MKRIFLVEDDKAIARNLVLLLRSEGFTVTHAPTRSDAFTALAGNKFDLALIDISLPDGNGFTVCTEIKEMQDLPVIFLTASGDEASVVTGLNMGADDYITKPFRPRELMARIRTALRKSGRSPRAFEICGVHVDMASGVVKKNGSEVFLSALEYRLLLVFINNPKSIVTRSRLLDELWDAAGEFVNDNTLTVYIKRLREKIENNPASPQIILTVRGTGYRLGDRYASE, via the coding sequence ATGAAAAGGATATTTTTAGTTGAGGATGATAAGGCAATTGCCAGAAACCTTGTGCTTTTGCTCCGCTCAGAGGGATTTACAGTCACCCATGCACCTACTCGGAGTGATGCCTTTACAGCGCTTGCCGGAAATAAATTTGACTTGGCGTTGATTGATATTTCTTTGCCTGACGGAAATGGCTTTACGGTTTGCACGGAAATCAAAGAAATGCAGGATCTTCCCGTTATATTTCTGACGGCTTCCGGCGATGAAGCAAGTGTTGTTACCGGGCTGAACATGGGCGCGGATGACTATATTACCAAGCCTTTTCGTCCGCGTGAACTGATGGCACGAATCAGAACTGCCCTGCGAAAAAGTGGGCGTTCTCCAAGGGCTTTTGAAATTTGCGGAGTTCATGTGGATATGGCAAGCGGTGTGGTGAAAAAGAACGGCAGTGAGGTTTTCCTTTCAGCTCTAGAATATCGCTTGTTGTTGGTGTTTATTAACAACCCTAAAAGTATTGTCACAAGGAGCAGGCTGCTTGACGAATTGTGGGACGCTGCAGGGGAGTTTGTCAATGACAATACATTGACCGTGTACATCAAACGCTTGCGGGAGAAGATAGAGAACAACCCTGCCAGTCCGCAAATAATTCTGACCGTTCGCGGAACGGGATATAGATTGGGGGACAGGTATGCTTCGGAATAG
- the ant(9) gene encoding aminoglycoside nucleotidyltransferase ANT(9), whose amino-acid sequence MNNKEIPKEAIQASKIIEELLDSILVGIYLYGSAVMGGLRINSDVDILVVINRSLSERTRRDLTDRLMLISGKIGNTKDMRPLEVTVINQKDIIPWHFPPRYEFMYGEWLREQFEKGDIPEPTYDPDLAILLAQLRKNSINLLGPKATEVIEPVPMTDIRKAIKESLPGLITSIKGDERNVILTLARMWVTASTGEIRSKDLAAEWAIPQLPYEHAILLDKARKAYLGGYIDKWKGMDSEVTELVNNMKKSIESSLNL is encoded by the coding sequence ATGAATAACAAAGAAATACCGAAAGAAGCAATTCAAGCATCGAAAATTATAGAGGAGCTACTCGATAGTATATTAGTGGGTATATATTTGTACGGTTCTGCTGTTATGGGAGGATTACGCATTAATAGCGATGTAGATATTTTGGTTGTAATAAATCGTAGTTTATCTGAAAGAACTCGAAGAGATCTTACAGACAGACTAATGCTTATATCTGGGAAAATAGGAAACACAAAAGATATGAGACCTCTTGAAGTTACAGTCATTAATCAAAAAGATATTATTCCTTGGCATTTTCCTCCCAGATATGAATTTATGTACGGCGAGTGGCTAAGAGAGCAGTTTGAAAAGGGAGATATTCCTGAGCCGACTTATGATCCGGATTTAGCAATACTTTTAGCACAACTAAGAAAAAATAGTATTAACCTTTTGGGACCAAAGGCAACAGAAGTAATTGAGCCTGTGCCGATGACAGATATTCGAAAAGCAATTAAAGAATCGTTGCCCGGGTTGATAACTAGCATTAAAGGTGACGAACGCAATGTGATTTTAACTTTAGCCAGAATGTGGGTGACAGCATCTACTGGTGAAATCAGATCAAAAGATCTGGCAGCTGAATGGGCAATACCTCAATTACCTTATGAGCATGCCATTTTACTTGACAAAGCAAGAAAGGCTTATCTAGGAGGGTATATTGATAAGTGGAAAGGAATGGATTCTGAGGTGACTGAACTCGTTAATAATATGAAGAAGTCTATAGAGTCTTCCCTTAATCTCTAA
- a CDS encoding GNAT family N-acetyltransferase, whose translation MMLSENNSTPRSDEELQKNMVAELKPHNAPITLVEYDPSWSDLFEQEANRIRSVLGNKALQIEHVGSTSVPGLCAKPIIDMLLVVKDSADELSYVPALESAGYILRIREPEWFEHRLFKGPDTDINLHVFSSGTSEIDRMLRFRDWLRTNDADRDKYAQVKRNLAKNKWRHVQHYADAKTSIIQKIMERASLNLENGIPEKNLFMMCKALNSNAISELSDEYHVRTCRRDELDIWKEMPFDDVKSAKEYNGFMTEYFNDVYGSKEDLFFQKCLFVCDKNDTPIGTCFAWKAYEKISTIHWFKVRKNYEGSGIGRALLSIVMRSIKENDYPVFLHTQPSSFRAIKLYSDFGFAFLTDPIIGYRKNDLEECLTILKEHMPQKDFEKLQFAEAPEDFLKAVKSSKINQF comes from the coding sequence ATGATGCTATCTGAAAATAACTCCACACCAAGGAGTGATGAAGAGCTGCAAAAAAACATGGTTGCTGAACTTAAGCCGCACAATGCACCGATTACTCTTGTCGAATACGATCCGAGTTGGTCTGATTTGTTTGAACAGGAAGCGAACCGGATTCGTTCAGTACTCGGCAACAAAGCCTTGCAGATTGAACATGTAGGCTCGACCTCGGTACCGGGGCTTTGTGCCAAACCAATAATTGATATGCTGCTGGTTGTGAAGGACTCTGCCGACGAGCTATCCTATGTTCCGGCATTGGAATCAGCTGGCTATATATTGCGGATTCGGGAACCCGAGTGGTTCGAACACCGCCTGTTCAAAGGACCCGATACCGACATCAATCTGCATGTGTTCAGTTCGGGCACATCAGAGATTGATAGAATGTTACGTTTTCGAGATTGGTTGCGGACTAATGATGCTGATCGAGACAAATATGCACAAGTTAAGCGAAACTTGGCAAAGAATAAATGGAGGCATGTTCAACACTATGCGGACGCCAAAACGTCCATAATACAGAAAATCATGGAACGAGCTAGTTTGAATTTAGAAAATGGGATTCCTGAAAAAAATCTTTTTATGATGTGCAAAGCATTAAATTCCAATGCCATTTCTGAGTTGTCAGATGAGTATCATGTTAGAACATGTAGAAGAGATGAACTGGATATATGGAAAGAGATGCCGTTTGACGATGTGAAATCTGCCAAAGAATATAATGGGTTTATGACGGAATACTTTAATGATGTATACGGAAGTAAAGAAGATTTATTTTTTCAGAAGTGTTTATTTGTTTGTGATAAAAATGATACTCCTATAGGGACGTGCTTTGCGTGGAAGGCATATGAAAAAATTTCTACAATACATTGGTTTAAAGTCCGGAAAAACTATGAAGGATCAGGCATTGGTAGAGCTTTACTTTCCATTGTTATGAGAAGTATTAAAGAGAATGACTATCCGGTATTTCTTCATACACAACCATCCAGCTTTCGTGCAATAAAATTGTATTCTGATTTTGGATTTGCTTTTTTAACAGACCCAATAATCGGATATAGAAAAAATGATTTGGAGGAATGTTTAACCATTCTAAAAGAACATATGCCGCAAAAAGATTTTGAAAAGCTGCAATTTGCAGAAGCACCTGAGGATTTTTTGAAAGCAGTAAAATCTTCTAAAATAAACCAGTTTTAA
- a CDS encoding class I SAM-dependent methyltransferase — MKENKYDDNIFFQKYSQMSRSQQGLAGAGEWGTLRKLLPDFKDKRVLDLGCGYGWHCIYAMEHGASSVVGVDISHKMLEVAKEKTHFPQVEYKCCAIEDVEFPEESFDVILSSLAFHYVADYEILVKKIYRILKSGGKLVFTVEHPVFTAYGTQDWHYNEKGEILHFPVDNYYYEGKRTAVFLGEKVTKYHRTLTTYLNTLLSNGFIINQIVEPQPPENMMDIPGMQDEMRRPMMLIVSANKKEKR; from the coding sequence ATGAAAGAAAACAAATATGATGATAATATATTTTTTCAAAAATACAGTCAAATGAGTCGCTCGCAGCAGGGACTAGCCGGTGCAGGAGAATGGGGAACATTGAGAAAGCTGCTGCCGGATTTTAAAGATAAGCGTGTGCTTGATTTAGGATGCGGCTATGGATGGCACTGTATTTATGCGATGGAACACGGTGCTTCTTCTGTTGTAGGTGTTGATATTTCTCATAAAATGCTCGAGGTAGCCAAAGAAAAAACGCATTTTCCACAGGTTGAATATAAATGCTGTGCTATAGAAGATGTGGAATTCCCAGAGGAGAGTTTTGATGTAATATTAAGTTCACTTGCGTTTCACTATGTAGCAGATTATGAGATTTTAGTAAAAAAGATATATAGAATACTGAAGTCTGGTGGTAAGCTAGTTTTTACGGTTGAACATCCTGTTTTTACTGCCTATGGAACACAAGACTGGCATTATAACGAAAAAGGAGAAATACTGCATTTTCCGGTGGATAATTATTATTATGAGGGCAAACGGACAGCTGTGTTTTTGGGAGAAAAGGTTACAAAATATCATAGAACACTGACCACATATCTAAATACACTGCTTTCAAATGGTTTTATAATAAATCAGATTGTGGAGCCGCAGCCGCCGGAAAACATGATGGATATTCCGGGGATGCAGGATGAAATGCGCCGTCCCATGATGCTGATTGTATCGGCCAACAAAAAAGAGAAAAGATAA
- a CDS encoding nucleotidyltransferase domain-containing protein yields the protein MIDNIIQSVTEKLSSLPYIEGIVLGGSRARGTHTEDSDIDIGIYYNSESFDLTAINQIATELDDENRNDLVVPPGAWGDWINGGGWLVINGYHVDLILRDIKRVEQIIKDTEQGIVTANYQTGHPHGYISAMYRGELAISKIQYAKNESLCELKNQAEIYPGALKKNLINFFIFEAEFSLMFVKANAGAEDKYYIAGHVFRIISCLNQVLFACNNAYCINEKKAIKLLETFEYKPEKYAERVNHIFEVLGLSLFECYDMTEKLYKEVKKIATEINNFLNEGNSDERKQI from the coding sequence ATGATAGATAATATTATTCAATCAGTGACAGAAAAATTATCCTCTTTGCCTTATATAGAAGGCATTGTATTAGGGGGCTCACGTGCAAGAGGCACCCATACAGAGGATTCTGATATAGATATCGGAATCTATTACAATTCAGAATCATTTGACCTGACAGCGATTAATCAAATTGCTACAGAATTGGATGATGAGAATAGAAACGACCTTGTTGTACCTCCCGGAGCGTGGGGTGATTGGATTAATGGCGGCGGATGGTTAGTTATAAACGGGTATCATGTTGACTTGATTTTACGTGATATAAAACGGGTGGAACAAATAATCAAAGATACGGAGCAAGGAATTGTTACTGCCAATTATCAGACTGGGCATCCCCATGGTTATATAAGTGCTATGTATCGTGGAGAATTGGCGATCAGCAAGATACAATATGCTAAGAATGAAAGCTTATGCGAATTAAAAAATCAGGCAGAAATTTACCCTGGTGCTCTAAAGAAGAACTTGATAAACTTTTTTATATTTGAAGCAGAGTTCTCTTTAATGTTTGTAAAAGCAAATGCGGGAGCAGAGGATAAATATTATATTGCAGGCCATGTTTTTCGTATTATTTCATGCTTAAATCAAGTACTATTTGCATGTAATAATGCTTATTGCATTAACGAAAAGAAAGCTATAAAACTGCTTGAAACTTTTGAATATAAACCTGAAAAATATGCCGAAAGGGTTAATCATATTTTTGAAGTACTCGGTCTTTCACTTTTTGAATGCTACGATATGACCGAGAAGCTTTATAAAGAAGTGAAAAAAATTGCAACGGAGATAAATAACTTTTTAAACGAGGGGAATTCAGATGAAAGAAAACAAATATGA
- the msr(D) gene encoding ABC-F type ribosomal protection protein Msr(D) — protein sequence MELILKAKDIRVEFKGRTCLDIDELEVYDYDRIGLVGANGAGKSTLLKVLLGELTPPGCKMNRLGELAYIPQLDEVTLQEEKDFALVGKLGVEQLDIQTMSGGEETRLKIAQALSAQVHGILADEPTSHLDREGIDFLIGQLKYFTGALLVISHDRYFLDEVVDKIWELKDGKITEYWGNYSDYLRQKEEERKSQAAEYEQFVAERARLERAAEEKRKQARKIGQKAKGASKKKSTKGGGRLAHQKSIGSKEKKMHNAAKSLEHRIAALGSVEAPEDIRRIRFRQSKALELHNPYPIVGKEINKIFGDKVLFENASFQIPLGAKVALTGGNGTGKTTLIQMILNHEDGISISPKAKIGYFAQNGYKYNSNQKVLEFMQEDCDYNVSEIRSVLASMGFKQNDIRKSLSVLSGGEIMKLLLAKMLMGRYNILLMDEPSNFLDIPSLEALEILMKEYAGTIVFITHDKRLLDNVADVIYEIKDKKLNLVR from the coding sequence ATGGAATTGATATTAAAAGCAAAAGACATACGTGTGGAATTTAAAGGACGCACTTGTTTAGATATAGATGAATTAGAAGTGTATGATTATGACCGTATTGGTTTAGTAGGAGCAAATGGTGCAGGAAAAAGCACGTTACTCAAGGTACTTTTAGGAGAATTAACTCCCCCAGGATGTAAAATGAATCGTCTGGGTGAACTTGCCTATATCCCTCAGTTGGACGAAGTAACTTTGCAGGAGGAGAAAGATTTTGCACTTGTGGGTAAGCTCGGTGTTGAGCAATTAGATATACAGACCATGAGCGGTGGTGAAGAAACAAGACTTAAAATAGCACAGGCCTTATCGGCACAGGTTCATGGTATTTTAGCGGATGAACCTACGAGTCATTTAGACCGTGAAGGAATTGATTTTCTAATTGGACAGCTAAAATATTTTACAGGTGCACTGTTAGTTATTAGCCATGACCGCTATTTTCTTGATGAGGTAGTAGATAAAATATGGGAACTGAAAGATGGCAAAATCACTGAGTATTGGGGAAACTATTCTGATTATCTTCGTCAGAAAGAGGAAGAACGCAAGAGCCAAGCTGCAGAATACGAACAATTTGTTGCGGAACGTGCCCGATTGGAAAGGGCTGCGGAGGAAAAGCGAAAACAGGCTCGTAAAATAGGACAGAAGGCAAAAGGTGCTTCAAAGAAAAAAAGTACTAAAGGCGGAGGGCGTTTAGCTCATCAAAAATCAATAGGAAGTAAGGAAAAAAAGATGCATAATGCCGCTAAATCCCTAGAACATAGGATTGCGGCCTTAGGAAGTGTAGAAGCTCCAGAAGATATTCGTAGGATTCGTTTCAGGCAAAGTAAAGCATTGGAGCTCCACAATCCATATCCTATTGTCGGTAAGGAAATTAATAAAATATTTGGAGATAAGGTACTGTTTGAAAATGCATCTTTTCAAATTCCGCTTGGAGCAAAAGTGGCGTTAACTGGTGGTAATGGAACCGGAAAAACAACTTTAATCCAAATGATCTTAAACCATGAAGATGGAATTTCTATTTCACCTAAGGCAAAAATAGGTTACTTTGCACAAAATGGTTACAAGTACAACAGTAATCAGAAAGTCCTGGAGTTTATGCAGGAGGATTGTGATTACAATGTTTCAGAAATTCGTTCCGTGCTAGCATCCATGGGATTTAAGCAGAACGATATTAGAAAAAGCTTATCTGTTTTAAGTGGCGGCGAAATTATGAAATTATTGCTAGCTAAAATGCTTATGGGTAGATATAACATCTTACTAATGGATGAACCCAGCAATTTCCTTGACATACCAAGCTTAGAGGCTTTGGAAATACTAATGAAGGAGTATGCCGGAACTATAGTGTTTATCACCCATGACAAACGGCTGCTTGATAATGTGGCTGATGTGATTTATGAAATCAAAGATAAGAAATTAAACTTAGTCCGATAA
- the mef(A) gene encoding macrolide efflux MFS transporter Mef(A), which translates to MEKYNNWKLKFYTIWAGQAVSLITSAILQMAIIFYLTEKTGSAMVLSMASLVGFLPYAVFGPAIGVLVDRHDRKKIMIGADLIIAAAGAVLAIVALYMELPIWMVMVVLFIRSIGTAFHTPALNAVTPLLVPEEQLTKCAGYSQSLQSISYIVSPAVAALLYSVWELNAIIAIDVLGAMIASITVAIVRIPKLGDQVQSLKPNFIREMKEGMAVLRQNKGLFALLLVGTLYMFVYMPINALYPLITMEYFNGTPMHISITEIAYASGMLIGGLLLGLFGNYQKRILLITASIFMMGISLTISGLLPQSGFFIFVVCCAIMGLSVPFYSGVQTALFQEKIKPEYLGRVFSLTGSIMSLAMPIGLILSGFIADRIGVNHWFLLSGILIICIAIVCPMITEIRKLDLKQNS; encoded by the coding sequence ATGGAAAAATACAACAATTGGAAACTTAAGTTTTATACAATATGGGCAGGGCAGGCAGTATCATTAATCACTAGTGCCATCCTGCAAATGGCGATTATTTTTTACCTTACAGAAAAAACAGGATCTGCGATGGTCTTGTCTATGGCTTCACTAGTAGGTTTTTTACCCTATGCGGTCTTTGGACCAGCCATTGGTGTATTAGTGGATCGTCATGATAGGAAGAAGATAATGATTGGTGCTGATTTAATTATCGCAGCAGCTGGGGCAGTGCTTGCTATTGTTGCATTGTATATGGAGTTACCTATCTGGATGGTTATGGTAGTATTGTTTATCCGTAGCATTGGAACAGCTTTTCATACCCCGGCTCTCAATGCGGTTACGCCACTTTTAGTACCAGAAGAGCAGCTTACGAAATGTGCAGGCTATAGTCAGTCTTTGCAGTCTATAAGCTATATTGTTAGTCCGGCGGTTGCAGCATTGTTATATTCTGTTTGGGAATTAAATGCTATTATTGCCATCGATGTATTGGGTGCTATGATTGCGTCTATTACGGTAGCAATTGTACGTATTCCTAAGCTAGGCGATCAAGTGCAAAGCTTGAAACCAAATTTCATAAGAGAAATGAAAGAAGGAATGGCTGTACTACGGCAAAATAAAGGATTATTTGCTTTATTACTCGTTGGAACATTATATATGTTTGTTTATATGCCCATAAATGCATTATATCCTTTAATCACTATGGAATATTTTAATGGTACACCGATGCATATTTCTATTACGGAGATTGCTTATGCCTCTGGTATGTTGATAGGGGGTCTATTATTAGGGTTATTTGGGAATTACCAAAAGCGAATCTTATTAATAACGGCATCAATTTTTATGATGGGGATAAGCTTAACCATTTCAGGATTACTTCCTCAAAGTGGATTTTTCATATTTGTAGTCTGCTGTGCAATAATGGGGCTTTCGGTGCCATTCTATAGCGGTGTGCAAACAGCTCTTTTTCAGGAGAAAATTAAGCCTGAATATTTAGGACGTGTATTTTCTTTGACCGGAAGTATCATGTCACTTGCTATGCCAATTGGGTTAATTCTTTCTGGATTCATTGCTGATAGAATCGGTGTAAATCATTGGTTTTTACTATCAGGTATTTTAATTATTTGTATTGCAATAGTTTGCCCAATGATAACTGAGATTAGAAAATTAGATTTAAAACAAAATTCATAG
- a CDS encoding recombinase family protein: MVVSRNVTVIPAIKRVGNNKNSESKPKIRVAAYCRVSTDSEEQASSYDIQIEHYTNYIKKNKEWELAGIFADDGITGTNTKKREEFNRMIEECMAGKIDMIITKSISRFARNTLDCLKYIRQLKDKNIAVFFEKENINTMDSKGEIMLTIMASLAQQESQSLSQNVKLGIQYRYQQGEIQVNHKRFLGYTKDENKQLVIDPKGAEVVKRIYREYLEGASLLQIARGLEADGILTAAGKAKWRPETLKKILQNEKYIGDALLQKTYTVDFLSKKRVKNNGIVPQYYVENSHDPIIPRDLFMQVQEEMVRRANLRGGKGGKKRVYSSKYALSSIVYCGHCGDIYRRVHWNNRGYKSIVWRCVSRLEEKGSECTASTINEEILQTAVVKAINELLANKEPFLSTLQKNIATVLNEENDNATVDIDGKLEELQQQLLIQAKSKNDYEDVADEIYRLRELKQNALVENAEREGKRQRIAEMTDFLNEQSCELEEYDEQLVRRLIEKVTIYEDKLTVEFKSGIEIDEEI, from the coding sequence ATGGTGGTAAGTAGGAATGTCACAGTGATTCCGGCAATTAAGCGAGTCGGAAATAATAAAAATAGTGAAAGCAAACCCAAAATACGAGTGGCTGCTTACTGCCGTGTTTCAACGGATAGTGAGGAGCAAGCTTCAAGTTATGATATTCAAATTGAGCATTATACAAATTATATTAAAAAGAATAAGGAATGGGAATTGGCAGGTATTTTTGCGGATGACGGCATCACAGGCACAAATACAAAAAAGCGTGAAGAATTCAACCGTATGATTGAAGAGTGTATGGCAGGAAAAATAGACATGATCATCACAAAATCCATCAGCCGATTTGCCAGAAACACGTTGGATTGCCTTAAATACATTCGTCAATTAAAGGATAAAAACATCGCCGTATTCTTTGAAAAAGAGAATATTAACACCATGGATTCTAAGGGCGAAATCATGCTGACCATTATGGCATCCCTTGCCCAACAGGAAAGCCAGTCCTTAAGCCAAAACGTAAAGCTGGGTATTCAATATCGCTATCAGCAAGGTGAGATTCAAGTCAACCATAAGCGTTTCCTAGGATACACCAAAGATGAAAACAAGCAACTAGTGATTGACCCAAAGGGTGCTGAGGTTGTTAAACGGATTTACAGAGAGTACCTTGAAGGGGCTAGCCTATTACAAATAGCTAGAGGACTAGAAGCAGACGGTATTCTTACAGCAGCAGGCAAAGCCAAATGGAGACCAGAAACACTGAAAAAAATACTTCAGAATGAAAAGTACATTGGTGATGCCCTTTTACAAAAAACATATACGGTTGATTTCCTTTCTAAAAAGCGAGTCAAGAATAATGGCATCGTTCCCCAGTATTATGTAGAAAACAGCCATGATCCTATCATTCCACGCGACCTTTTTATGCAGGTTCAAGAAGAGATGGTTCGAAGAGCAAATCTTCGGGGCGGCAAAGGCGGTAAAAAGAGAGTCTATAGCAGCAAGTATGCTTTATCGAGTATTGTTTACTGCGGTCATTGCGGCGATATTTACCGACGAGTACACTGGAATAACCGAGGTTACAAGTCTATTGTTTGGAGATGCGTCAGCCGTTTGGAGGAAAAAGGGTCTGAATGTACGGCCTCTACCATAAACGAGGAAATATTACAGACAGCAGTGGTCAAGGCTATTAACGAACTTTTGGCTAACAAAGAACCCTTCCTCTCAACGTTACAGAAAAATATAGCCACCGTACTTAATGAAGAAAATGATAATGCCACCGTTGATATTGATGGCAAATTGGAAGAATTGCAACAACAGCTTCTTATTCAAGCAAAGTCCAAGAATGACTATGAAGATGTGGCTGATGAAATTTATCGGCTTCGTGAATTGAAGCAAAATGCACTGGTTGAAAATGCAGAGCGAGAAGGAAAAAGGCAACGAATCGCTGAAATGACTGATTTCTTGAATGAACAATCCTGTGAGTTGGAGGAATATGATGAACAGTTAGTAAGGCGACTTATTGAGAAAGTAACGATATATGAAGATAAGCTCACCGTTGAATTCAAGTCTGGGATTGAGATTGACGAAGAGATATAG
- a CDS encoding recombinase family protein — protein MGHTPYGYRIEDGKAVVDEIASKQVNELFSGYLAGLSLKDAAKQAGIDCYHATASKMLQNKHYLGDEFYPPIIDEETFEKARLEKRKRAEKLGRIWESKDEPETHYPVKFKAKPLVQKYDDPYKQAEYAYSLIESEV, from the coding sequence ATGGGTCACACGCCCTATGGATATAGAATTGAAGATGGAAAGGCTGTTGTAGATGAAATAGCATCGAAGCAAGTAAACGAACTATTCTCAGGATATTTGGCAGGACTTTCTTTGAAGGATGCTGCTAAACAAGCTGGGATAGACTGCTACCATGCCACAGCAAGTAAGATGTTGCAGAACAAGCATTACCTTGGCGATGAATTTTACCCTCCGATTATTGATGAGGAGACATTTGAAAAAGCAAGATTAGAAAAGCGAAAACGAGCAGAAAAACTCGGAAGGATATGGGAGTCTAAAGATGAACCAGAAACGCATTATCCTGTAAAGTTCAAAGCAAAACCTCTGGTGCAAAAATATGACGATCCATACAAGCAGGCAGAATATGCCTACAGTTTGATAGAAAGTGAGGTGTAA